A single region of the Glycine max cultivar Williams 82 chromosome 20, Glycine_max_v4.0, whole genome shotgun sequence genome encodes:
- the LOC100810578 gene encoding meiotic recombination protein DMC1 homolog produces the protein MKLQDAGIYTCNGLMMHTKKNLTGIKGLSEVKVDKICEAAEKIVNFGYITGSDALLKVRFISDPGGGVFVTDPKKPAGGHVLVHAATVRLMFRKGKGEQRICRVFDAPNLPEAEAISFYLSFCTFKIIYSLNKICL, from the exons ATGAAGCTTCAGGACGCAGGGATATATACTTGCAATGGCTTGATGATGCACACGAAGAAG AATTTGACTGGAATCAAAGGTCTATCTGAGGTTAAGGTCGATAAGATCTGCGAGGCTGCAGAGAAGATTGTG AATTTCGGTTATATTACCGGAAGTGACGCACTGCTCAAAGTACGTT TCATATCTGATCCAGGAGGTGGCGTGTTCGTAACTGATCCAAAGAAACCAGCAGGAGGGCATGTGCTAGTCCATGCAGCCACGGTAAGGTTGATGTTCAGGAAAGGGAAAGGGGAACAGCGCATTTGCAGAGTGTTTGACGCCCCCAACCTGCCAGAGGCTGAAGCAATATCCTTTTACCTGAGTTTTTGCACCTTCAAAATAATCTATTCGTTGAACAAAATATGCCTGTAG